A region of the Sarcophilus harrisii chromosome 3, mSarHar1.11, whole genome shotgun sequence genome:
gcccccctcccccttctctcccaaaCCCAGGGCTAGAAAGCGCGATGAGAAACTACAAGTCCCAAGAGGCCGCGGGGCTGAATGAGGGAGCCGCGCGCCCTCCTGGGATTTGTAGTTCCTTTCTCTTTCACCCATTCTGGGACCAGCCTGAGGTCTGGGGGACCCTGGCATTGGTGCCCCGACTCAAGATCGGCCCCTTAGAGTCAGGACGTCCCGGGAGACCTTCCCCCCAGGGAGTGCAGGGACGATCAGCAGCTGCTCCCGACATTCTCCCCTTCCAAAGAGACTCGGCACAGTCCGCTCAGGACACGCTTCCCCCTCCGCGGGGAGAAGTCCCACCTCCTCACCGTAATAGACAATGTACCTCCCGAGCACTCGGGACCGGGTTAGTTCTGTGCCCGATCCAGCCCAGGGGCACAAGCCAGTACCCCCTCCCGATTTCGCGGTCGGCCCCAGTCTGCCCGGACCtaacccctcctcccccttttctcttgcAGTGGACGGTGACCCGCTGAGAAGAGGACCTGCTCCTCCCCCGCCCCGCCAAAGCTAAATCTATTAAAGAGACAGAACACGTTCTTGTGTATCGGAGAAGCTGGGGTCCGAGGGCTTGGGGAAAGGGGTATATGAGGAACGGCAGAAGGATGACGCAACCCTCTCCGGGAGCCGAAGGCTTTGGGGCTCCGCTCCCCCACCTGGCCACGGCCCCTTTAACAACTCCCCCGCCTCTCACAAATTGCAACCTCCCTCCAGTCCTCAGGATTTGGCGGGTGGCACGCGCAGGGCCACgtgctcccccccaccccacctcccgCCCCGCCCCGTTGTCCCCATCTGGGTCACAGCGCCCATCCTCATTGGAGGAATCTAGGTCAGGGCTCCGCCCCGCTCCCTCCCCGCCACGCGCTGGGGGGGGAATGAAAACGAGCCAGGGAGCAGGCTCGAGGCAGGAGCATCCCCATTGGTCGGTCATTTCCCCAGCCCGCACCCTGATTGGCCGGAGAAAATAGAGCTCGGGAAGGCAGGGCGGGCGGGAGGGGAGGAGGAGCCACGAGGCACGAGGCGAGGCCAGGCCGGGAGAGGGAGGGGCGAGCGGGGTGGGGGCAGGCGGAGAGGCCGCCGCGGGGCCTGCACCAATCCACACCCCGCTCCCTCCCCCagcctgcttttttttcttttgcatccaAAGAAGTTTGCTGCGCCTTTGGCTCCGCCTGCTCCTCGGCCAGCCTCCATCCCCGTTGCACACTccgacagacacacatacacacacgcctCCCCCGTGCGGGCCTGCCAAGCGCCTCCGATGTGCACGAGCTCGGGCTCGCGGGCTTTAAAGCACAGGGCGCCCGCCGCTGCCCGCCCGCCCGCCGGCCCCTGGCCTCGCCGGGGCCCCTTGCAGACAGGCGCTCGCCCGGCCCACCCGGGGGTCCGCGCGCGGCCACCGACGCCTGGCTCCTACGCATAGGCGAGCCGGGCTTGGCAAGGGTCTCTGGCCCGGGGCACGGCGGCAGCTGCCAGCCCGAAGTCTCCAAAGGTGCAGCCTCGTCGCCCATGAGCCGGTGACGGCCCCCAGCCCCCGGGGGATGGCGAGGCCCTCGAGCGACAGGTCCCCGGCCCCACAGCTGCTGGGCGGCCCGGCGGGAGGCGCGGCGCTGCACGGCCTGCGAAGCCTCCTGCAGGGGCCCGGGAAGACCAAGGAGCCGCCGGCCAGTTGTGAGTGTCCCGCGGCGGGACCCAGGCGTCCCCTTCTCCCCCCGGGACCCCAGCGGCTATGGGCGGGCGGGGGTCGGGAGCTCACAAGGCTCGGACACGGGCCGGGGCGGGGCTTCCCGGGGTCACATGGGGCCGCGGGCCCAAGACGGGGCGGAGCCCTCTCCTGGCCCTGCCCGCCGGCTCGTGCCCCTCTGGGGGGCGCAAAGAGGCAAGCCCGGGCGTGGGGATGGGTGCGAAGGGCTCCGGGGAGTCTAGGTCGGAAGTCGCTGACCCTGCCCTTGCCCTTCCCTGCGTGTCCCCCGCCCGTGTCGTTGCCTGCCCCGCGCCCCTGCCTCACGGTGGCCCTCCGTGCCCGTCCCGCTCCCTCTCCGGGCTGCTGCTGTGTCCCCGCACGGATCCTCAACTGCCTCCGCTGCCCGGTCCCTCTGTGCCCCCTCACTCCTCTGCCTGCGCCCCCGTTTCGGGCTGGACGCCCATGGGGCGCCCCCCGGGGCTTTCCCTCGGTCCTTTGCTGACTCCCCATCTCGCGCGGCCTCTCTGCTCCCCCTGCGTTTGTGTAATCgttccactccctccccccctcccccgcctcgCTCTGCGCGTCTCGCTCTGCATCTCACTGTCCCTCTCTGCGTCTGTCCCACTTTGCGCGTGTCCGTGACTCGCTGCCCTGTGCCCCGTCTGCGTGTGACTCGCTGTCCCTGTGCCGctctgcgcccccccccccccccccccccccccccccccccccccccccccccccccccccccccccccccccccgtccgcCCCGTCTCTTCGCCAGGTCTCCTAAAGGACAAGGAGCGCAAGGCGGcggccggcggcggcggcgaggAAGTGGGCGGCCTTTTAGGGGTCTCGGGCCGGCCCCGCTCGGGCCCGGGGCCCGGAGCTCTGCTGGCCTCCCTGCTGTGGGAGCGGCCCCTGCCCTTCGGCGACGTGGACGACGTAGACCTGGACGCCTTTCTGCTGGAGCACGGGCTGCCGCCCAGCCCTCCGGACCctgggccgccgccgccgccgcgcgcAGCCCCTGCCCCTAGCGCCGCCGCCCCGTCCTGTTCCTCGGGCTCCTCGTCCCCGGCCCCGTCCAGCTCTTCCTCCCCAGTGCCAACGCCGGCCTCTCCGCGGCTGTCCTCGGGGGGACACGTGCTgggccccagggccccaggcgcAGGTGGCTCGGGCTCCCAGCGCGCAGGTGCGCCAGGgcgagggagaggagaggggagataCGGCCCGGGGCGGGCAAGAGCCCCGAGGGGGCGGGCAGGGGCCCCGAGGGGGAGGGCAGGGGCCCCGAGGGGGAGGGCAGGGGCCCCGAGGGGGCGGGCAGGGGCCCCGAGGGGGAGGGCAGGAGCCCCGAGGGGGCGGCCGATGCGCCAGCCCCTCTAGGGAGGTCTGGGCCGGGCCCTGTTGGAACTACAGCTCCCAGCAGCCCTTAAGGTAGGCCGCTCGCTCTTTGCCCGAGTTTCTGCCGTGGGGCCTGCCGGGAACTGGAGTACCTCGGCCGGCGAGTCTTCTGTGTCCTCCCTGGCCAGGCCCCGCCCGGGGCCCGCAGCCTCACACTCAGGGCCCACGTGAGCCCCTCCCCATTCCCCAGGGCAGGCAGCCCCGAGCTGCGCGCGGTCACGTGCGGCGGGGGCGGGAGCGGGAGCGGAGGATGCCTAGACACgtgactccccccccccctccctccccagcagCCTTGTCCTCGGCTGGCCCCGGCAGGAGAGGGGAAGCCTGTGCGCATGCGCCTTGCTCTTCCTAGTGGGGAGGCCCTCTGGGTCGGtcctttctgttctctctctcccagGCCCCTGGGACGGGTCTGGGGAAGCAGCAGGAGGGCTGCTGGCGAGACTGCCGGAAGCACTTCCCTCGCCCTCTCACTGCCCACTGCTCAGTGTGGGGGAAGGAGACAGGGAATGGGCACGGTGACCCCAGAGTCAGGCCCCCCAGAGCAGCCCAGGCTGGGCGGGCGGATGGAGgagctgggggagagggggaccCCGCATTGCTCACTCTGCCCCTCCTCATTCTTGCTCAGGCCCGGCCTCCCGGGACACCCCCAGCCCGGTGGACCCCGAGTCGGTGGAGGTGCTGATGACTTTTGACCCTGACCCGGCCGACCTGGCCCTGTCCAGCGTCCCAGGCCAGGACACCTTTGACCCCCGGAAGCACCGCTTCTCTGAGGAGGAGCTGAAGCCGCAGCCCATCATGAAGAAGGCTCGGAAGATTCAGGTGCCGGAGGAGCAGAAGGTGAGCCTGCCTTGGGAGGACCAGCCTTGCTGTACCCCAGGGGGGAGGGGCTCTGGGGGCCATCTGGTGTCAGGCCAGCCCTTCCCCTCCCCGAGCCTCGGTTCCCTTCTCAGTAAAATGGAGACCACGAGGGCCGCGGTGGCCGAGCACCGCTGCCCTTCTCGCTGGCCCGTCTCCCCGAGCTTTGGGCTGCTGGCCAGGCCGGAGGGCCGGCCCGAGCCAGCCTCTTCCGCACCCCAACCCCGCCTGCCTGCCCCCCCAGGACGAGAAGTACTGGAGCCGGCGCTACAAGAACAACGAGGCAGCCAAGCGCTCGCGGGACGCGCGGCGGCTGAAGGAGAACCAGATCTCGGTGCGGGCGGCCTTCCTGGAGAAGGAGAACGCCCTGCTCAGACAGGAGGTGGTCGCCGTTCGCCAGGAGCTCTCCCACTACCGCGCCGTGCTGTCGCGCTACCAGGCCCAGCACGGGGCCCTGTGACGCCTCCCCAGCGCCCCCAGGCCCCACCCCGGCCTCCCTGTTTCCGGACACTGCCTCCTGGTCCCGACTGGCTGCCGGCTCCCACCTCCACCCCAGAACATTCTCCTTTGGGGAGGCCCTGGGCCCCACACCCCAAGTTCTTGGCACACTGGGACCAGCAGGCTCTTCCCAGGAACACTGTGGCAGACTTGGGCCCCCCCCCGGGGCTGCTAGACACCCCCTTCTCCCTGGCCAGGACTGAGGGGTCAGGCCCGGGGATCGTCCCGCGGCAGCCCCATTACTTTCCCTTGAACTCTGCCCCCTTTCTGCCCACTAGTATGGCCGGGGATGGGCCGTCTGGGCTCCCCGCGGGGCAAAGGCCCAGGGATCAGTAGGGCACGGTGCTGAGATGATgataaatctatctatctatatatatatatatatattttttaagaaaaaagtacagaccccctcctcctcctctgagaTGAGTGGGGGGAGGACGCGGGAGTTGGGGGGGGCCCCTTCCCATTCCTTTGCTCCCTGGCCCTCTCCAACCGAATAACTCCAATAAACCATGAGAAGCCGAGCATCTGCTGCATGGGGGGCTGGAATCTCAGGACCGGGCAGGCCCTTTCCCCAGCTCCCCCCGTCTGTAAAGTgagtcccccctccccccgatgTAGGAAGGGCCAAAGGGCTGAAGCAAGCGTAGTTACTGTTTATTGCATAGAGGCTGTAGCCTTGAAGACCACTGGGGTAGAGGAGGGAAATGGGGCAGGCATCTGCCCCGCTCCTCAGGGAGGAGGTCCTAGTGCAAAAGAACGGGGGGGATGCTCGCCAGGAGCAAAGGAGGCAGAAGGGGCAGCCCCTGTCTGGGGTCCCAAGGAAGGCAGTCTGCCGTCGATGTCCCCCACATTCTGGGTCCCATCATGGGGCTGAGGAGGGGGAGGCTCTGCCCTCAGGAGGTCCCGGAGACCCTATCTCCAGCCTGGTCCCTGTGTGGAGGCTGGCTCTGGGTGACCAGCCTCCTCCCCTGAGGTGAGAGAGGATCGGGCCAGGGGCCGCACTCTGCCCTCCAGGAGAAGCCACCCCTCCCCCTGGGGCCTGGGCCTGGACAGGGAAGCCATGGACCTGCTGGCTCAGGCTGCCCGGCCTCCCCCCAACAAGCAGGCCCGGGCCCGGTTAGACTTGCTGCCAGCCGGGCTCAGGCTAGGCTTTGCCCCCTCCCCAGGGTGCCCCCCCGGCCGGCTGGGATCCCGGGGCCTCTGGACCTGTGAGCAGGGTCCCCAGGCCGGGGTGAATCTGGGCCTGGAGCGGCCCGTACTCCACCTGCTCCCCGTCCACCGTGAGGATGCCGTGGCGCGTGAGCGGCTCCAGGCGGAAGGCTCGAGCGGTGGCGTAGCCGAGCTGGGGACAGCCCAGGCCAAAGTGGCCGCCCTTCTCCATGGCCAGAAAGAGCCGGAGCAGGGAGGCCCTGGAAACCCCTCCTCGAACCCAGCACAAGTGCACCAGCCCATCCCCAAACCGGGCATTGGGGACCGCCACCAGGTCAGCACACAGGTGGCTCGGGGACTGCGCCAGGATCAACACAAAGTCGCcctccagggtcacccagcctgGGGGCAGCGGGGAGCCAAGGGGGGGCAACAGGTCATCCTTCGGGCCGGGGAGGGTCGCGGGGCCAGGGGACTCCGAATGGGGAGAAGCTGCGGGAACCGGGGAAGTCTGTGCGTCGGGGGACGCGGGAGCCTTCGTGGGGGCCAGGGGTTCCCCCGGCCCTTCGGAGGGAGGGAGCCCACAGGAGGCCCCCGGCTGAGAGGCGGGAGAGTCAGGGGGGCTGGGGCCCAGGGAGGGAGGCCCAGGGGGCAGGGGCGGGTCAGGGGACAGGAGGCAGGGCCCTGGGGAAGGGGGCGGGGAGGGCGAGGGCTCCTCCTGGGGCCCACGGGGGACGTCGGGCCCTCGGGCCAGGGGCAGGTCTGACACAGAGCGGTGCAAGGGAGAGTGTGTTTCTGGCGGAGGGGCCGACGCCGGGGCCGGGGCCAGGGCCAGCTCGGAGGCAGCGCGGGGAAGAGGCTGGGGTGCCGCCGCGGGGCCGTTGGAGGCCGGGGGGGAGGCCGGGAGGTAGGAGAGGCGGCCGGGGTAGACGTGGAGGGAAGCCAGCCGAAGCACCGTGCCCAGGGTGAACCGGGCCGGGCCCAGAACCCGGGCGCCCTTTGAATGTCCACGCCGACCGGCCCCAGGCCacggaagggaggggagaagcagGGCCCCCAGGCCGGGTCAAGAGGTCCAGCGGGGGCCCCCCAAGGGCAGAGCAGGGGAGCAGCAGATCTAGGCCGATGGCGGGCTCGAACCTGccggagagggagggaagggggcggAGCTGCCGAGGCGTCCCGACCCCCTGCCGGGAGGGAGGAGCCCGAGGGGGGGCCCCCTGCCTACCCCCCATGCTGATTGATGGCTCCAGCCAGAGCGTTGCCGGAGCCGCAGGGCAGGACTCCCACCGGGATCTTCACGGCTTCCTCCCAGTCTGGCCGGTCCAGGAGCCCGTTCACCACCTGTGGGCAGAAGGAGGCTGCGGGGGTGCCCCAAGAGGTGGGGGGGGCGCCCGGCCCCCGCGGGGGGGGCTGCCTGGCCCCCAAAGCTGGGGGGGGGCGCCCGGCCCCGGGGCTGGGGGCCGCCGGCCCCCGCGGGGGCGGGCCCCTCAAGGGCTGGGGCGGGCTGCCGGCCCCAGGGCTGGGGCGCCGGGCCCCCGGCTGGGGCCGCCGGGCCCCCAACCTGGGGGGCGGGGGCCCCAGGGCTGGGGGCTGGCCCGGCCCCAGGGGCTGGGGGGCCCCCGGCCCCCGTGGGGGGCGGGCGCCCGGGCCCCAGGGGCTGGGGGGCTGCCCGGGCCCCAGGGCTGGGGGGGCCCCGGGCTCCCAAAGCGGGGGGCGCGCCCGGGCCCCAGGGGCTGGGGGGGCCCCGGCCCCAGGGGCTGGGGGGGCCCCAGGGGCTGGGGGCCCCCGCTGGGGGCGGGCCCGGCCCCAGGGCTGGGGCCCCCCAGGGCGGGCGCCGGCCCCCAGCTCGGCCGCAGCGGCCCAGGTCCCAGCTCACCCTCCAGGAGGGGCCGCCCCGGAGCGTGCGACCCCCCCACCTCGCAGCGCGCCCTGCCCAGCTCCCCGGCGGGGCCGCCCTTGGGAGAGGGCGCCGAGGTGGGAGGGGACGGGCCTCGCCGCCGCCCTCCCCCCGCCTGGGGTCCCCCACCACCACCAGCCCCGACCACCGTTTGGATGGGTTGAAGGAAGCCCCTTGGAAATCATAAGCCTGGTTCTTCCCATTTCTGCCGGCCCCCGCCCCCGGGGATTGACCAATAGGAGCAGCGGGGGCGGGAAATCGTGTGATCTCCAAAGGGGCAACAAAAGGTGTCAACCGTCCTGGGGGACATAAACCCCAGAAGGCCTCCGAGGCCCCTGGGAGGGGGCCGAGCCCACCCGCTGGGGTTGTGGTTCCAGGTTCTCCCTGCTTACCCTCTGGAGACCCCCAGTCGCCCGCGTGACCCTTCTCCCTGAGGCAGGCCCTGgcatcccctctcccccaccccccgaGGCCCCAGCATCTCCCACACCACCCACCCCAACGGGGAACAATGGAGAAGGCTGATATTTCATCTCCTCCATTCTTTGGACCCAGGTGTCCTGGCGCCCGGCCCAGACGTGGGGGTGTTGTGGGCAGGGAAAGGGGAGCTAATTGTTCTTGGCTTACAGCGACCCGCCCACCTAATCCCCAGGTGTCCAATCACCCAGACAGAAAGAGAGCCCTGGGAGGCAGGTGGGGGGACAGAAAGACTGAGAGGGAGCCCTCCCAGGCCACAGGATCCGCTCCTCCCCTCTGTAACCATCCCACCCACGAGGGTGGGGGGCAGACACCCAGAGGGGGGCTGGGGCAGTGTGAAGAAGCCAGCCTTGGAAGTGGGGGGGACAGAGACCCCCTAGGGCCTCTGTTCCAGCCCCACGGATGGTGTTTGGGTCCCACCCTCTTGGGGCTCCTGGGTGTCTGCCCTCAGAAATGCAGAAACACAAAGAGCTGCAGAGTCagctgtgtctgtgtgtgtgtctgggagagacacagagacagagacaccgagagggagggagacacagagacacacagagaggtgGGGAGACCCTCCGGGAGaggcagacacagacagagagacccCAGGTGGCACGCAGCAAGCCCACAGCCCCTCGCTGTGTTTCTTCCTCGGCTCCTCAGGCTTCGGCCTCTCCCTCCTGGGACCCTTCCACCGGGGGTTCCGGACTTCTCTGCTCGGGTCACCaccatctttccctccctcactgCGGCAGGCTCTCGGCCCTTCCGTGTCCCCCACTCACGGGGCATCCCCCCTTCCAGGAACTCTAGGCCTCCCCCCAGCATCCGTCTCCTCAGGCCCTGAGCTCTCTCACTCTGCTCCCCTGTGAACCCAGGTCCCGCTCGTCCACCTGGAGTCCCCTCATTCCTTCTggactccctcccccccccactggGGTGGCCGGTGCCCACCCTGGCCCTGCAGCTCACCAAGGTCCCCAGGCAAGGGCACCCCTCGAAGTAGGCAGGTGAGAGCAGTGGCCCAGCGCTGGGCTTCTGCGTGATTCTCCTTGTAGTCGGGGGCCCGGTCAGCCCGGAAGGTCCGAGCTGCCCGCCGGCGGCCCCCCCGCCGGCCCCGGGGATAAGTGTAGACACACAGGTAAGCAGCAGAGTCGTTAGGGGAGCAGCTGCACAAGGTCCGGCAACCGGAGACCTCAGCCAGAGGGACCAGGCCCCCCTGGGGCCAGGCCTCCGGTCTAGGGCGCAGCCGCTGCACATGCAAGGCCACCGGGGTGAGTGTCAGTGCAAAGCGGGGGCCTCGGGCCGGATAGGAGCCAAACTCCCCATGCAGGAGTGGGGTGCCTGCCATGGCCCCACCCAGCCCCACCTGGCCTGGGCTGCCTGGGGATCAGGGCGAGGTCAGCTCGGCTCTTCCCAGAGGCCAGGATCTGcagggacagaaggagggagaagtTAGGGCCAGACGGGGGAGGGAGCCCTCCAGACCGGGAGGGTCTGGCCCTTCCCATGCCCCCGCAGCAGGCAGTCAGCCTCCGAAGACCTGCGCTCCTTTGGGGCCCCCCCCGTTGGGAACCCCATCTCCTTACCTCCAAGGCCCCCACCCCAAGGCCAAGGAGACAGACCCAAGGGGAGGTGGGGGATACTGAAAAGCCTCTCAGAGCCAGacatgaggaggagagaagaaggtcagagcccccccaacccccccccccccacgacCCAGTGCTGaggatggaagagagaaagacagagactagAACCCAGAGAGCTCAGTGATGGGCAGGGCAACACAGGGACAAGGAGCCAGAGGACTTTGCCATCCAAGGGCCGAGGGCCAGCCGGAGAGCCGGGCGAGCTGGAGAGTGCCAGAGAAGCAGCCGGGACTGGCCAGCGCTCAGGGACTGCAGCAGGAAGGCCCCAGGGAGCTGGGCTGGGGCAGCACTGACCTGGGTACCCCAATGTCTCTGGCCAAGGTCCTGCTCTGGCCCGGGACACCCAGCGGCCGGCCCGCCCCCGCCCCTGCCCCACCCAGCCCCAGACCTGACCTTTGCTCCTCCTTTCCCAGCCCCCCACCACGCCCTCGGGCTGGCAGGCCCAGAGGCCTCTCACCCTCCTGGATCCGGCAGCTCCAGCGTCAGGCCCCCATCCCTGCGGGCTCCCCAAGGGCCGGCCCCTTTCCAGGCTGCCGAAGGCTCTCTCTAGCTCCGTCCCGGCTCCTCCCCCGTCATAGTGGTCCCGGACGCCCTCAGGGTCTCATCTTCCTCTCCCTGACACAGCCCCAGCTGAGTGGTCCCTGTGTCCCGGTCTCCAAGTTATTGTCTCCCCAAGTCTCTGTCTCCCCCGGGGCTCGAGCTGTCTCCCCGGTCTCTGTCTCCCCGGGTCTCTAAGTTATTGTCTCTCCAAGGCTGCCCCCCCGGGGTCTCTAAGTTGTCTATCAAAGTCTGCCTCCCCCAGGCTATTGTCTCTCCGAGTCTCTTGTCTCAAGTTATTGTCTCTCCAAGTCTcatcaatctctgtctctctgtgtctcccaaTCTCTGCGTCTCTATAACAGTCTCTTTAGTCTGAGCATCACTCTCAGTCTCTGAGTCTCTCGTGGTCTCCGTGTCTCTCAACCTCCGTCTCCCCCTCAATCTCTGCTCAGTGTCAGTATCTCTGACCCCGCCTCCTCCTCACACCCGGAAGTCCCGCCCTCTCCCGGCTCGGCCTTCCCGCTTCGGTCTCCAGGACTGTGGGGAGGgtaaggggtgggagggaggtgTGAGGAATCTAAGCCAATTGAAATATAGGCCTGACTTGGATGAACCAATAAGATCGCGAAGGGGGCGGGGTTCCGGCGGTCTGACCGGCCGGAGGCTTTGCGTTTGCGACTCTCGCGAGAAGCAGCGCCATAACGGAGGAGGTTGCGAGCTGTGGCCGCCATTTTTGCTACGGGCGGTGCCCGCGCAGGCGCCTTTCTCCTGAACGGCTGGCCCCGCCCCAGGAGAGGCCGGCATGTAGGGACGCAGACacacagacaaacagaaagagatcCAGATGCAGAGGCATCTTCAGATCCAAAGGTCTGGGAGTGATGCAGCAGGCAAACAcattgagagaaacagagaggccGAGACAAACAAAGCAAGATGGAGAACGCCGCCAGGCAGCTTCAGAGACGCGGAGCAAGAAAGAGACCCCCGAGGCAGGAGCAGATGGAGAAAGTCAAGCCAGGGACGCAATTCAGGCAGCTGCAGAGCGCCTGGAAGCCTGCAACAGAACAGAGACCCTGAAACAGACCAAAGACGCTGAAACAGACCAGGGACACTGAAACAGACCAGAGGCGCTGAAACAGACCAGAGACCCTGAAACAGATCAGAAACCCTGAAACAGACAGACAGCCTGAAACAGAGACCCTGAGAGACTAAAAGCCTGAAATAGAGACCCTGAAACAAAGACCCTGAGAGACTAAAAGCCTGAAATAGAGACCCTGAAAAAAGGACCCTGAGAGACTAAAAGCCTAAAACAGGGAGACTGGGAGACTAAAAGTCTGAAACAGGGACCCTGAGAGACTCAAAGCCTAAAACAGGGAGACTGAGAGACTAAAAGTCTGAAACAGAGATCCTGAGAGACTAAAAGCTTGAGAGACCCTGAGAGACTAAAAGCCTAAAGCAGAGACCCTGAGAGACTAAAAGTCTAAAGCAGAGAACCTGAGAGACTAAAAGTCTGAAACagaggtcctgagagaccctgaGAGACTAAAAGTCTAAAGCAGAGAACCTGAGAGACTAAAAGTCTGAAACAGGGACCCTGAGAGACTAAAAACCTGAAATAGAGACCCTGAAACAGAGACCCTGAGAGACTAAAAGCCTGAAACGGGGACCCTGAGAGTAAAAATCTGAAACAGGAACCCTGAGAGACTAAAAGCCTGAAATAGAGACCCTGAAACAGAGACCCTGAGAGACTAAAAGCCTGAAACGGGGACCCTGAGAGTAAAAATCTGAAACAGGAACCCTGAGAGACTAAAAGCCTGAAATAGAGACCCTGAAAAAAGGACCCTGAGAGACTAAAAGCCTAAAACAGGGAGACTGGGAGACTAAAAGTCTGAAACAGGGACCCTGAGAGACTCAAAGCCTAAAGCAGAGACCCTGAGAGACTAAAAGCCTAAAACAGGGAGACTGGGAGACTAAAAGCCTAAAACAGGGAGACTGAGAGAGTAAAAGTCTGAAACAGGAACCCTGAGAGACTGAAAGCCTAAAGCAGAGACCCTGAAACACTAAAAGCCTAAAGCAGGGACCCTGAGAGACTAAAAGCCTAAAACAGGGAGACTGGGAGACTAAAAGCCTAAAGCAGGGAGACTGAGAGAGTAAAAGTCTGAAACAGGAACCCTGAAACACTAAAAGCCTAAAGCAGAGACCCTGAAACACTAAAAGCCTAAAACAGAGACCCTGAGAGACTAAAAGCCTAAAGCAGGGAGACTGAGAGAGTAAAAGTCTGAAACAGGAACCCTGAAACACTAAAAGCCTAAAGCAGGGACCCTGAGAGACTAAAAGCCTGAAACGGAGACCCTGAGAGACTAAAAGCCTAAAACAGGGACCCTGAAACACAGACAGCCTGAAAGAAAGACCCTATGGGCGGCTGGGTTGTGCAggggatagagccccagccccgaagtcaggaggacctggttcaaatctggcctcagacacttcacacttcctgggcaagtcacttcaccccttTTGTCTCAGCAAAacgagaggcagagagacagagtgagcaCCTGAACGTGACCGAGAGCCAGCTTCGGGCAGACGCTGGAGGCAGAGGCTGGGTCAGGGCCTGGGTCCCAGGCCCCCGAGACAGTGAGGTCAGGCCGGGAGCAGACGGGACCCGAGGGGGCTCCCATTGCCGTGGAGCCCGGGCCCGAGGCAGGGCAAGCG
Encoded here:
- the SPHK2 gene encoding LOW QUALITY PROTEIN: sphingosine kinase 2 (The sequence of the model RefSeq protein was modified relative to this genomic sequence to represent the inferred CDS: inserted 2 bases in 1 codon), whose amino-acid sequence is MAGTPLLHGEFGSYPARGPRFALTLTPVALHVQRLRPRPEAWPQGGLVPLAEVSGCRTLCSCSPNDSAAYLCVYTYPRGRRGGRRRAARTFRADRAPDYKENHAEAQRWATALTCLLRGVPLPGDLGELQGQGGHRPPQWGGEGVQKEITRFPAPAAPIGQSPGAGAGRNGKNQAYDFQGASFNPSKRWSGLVVVGDPRLGARRPQPGARRPSPGAGSPPQPLRGPPPRGPAAPSPGAGRPPPALGARQPPPRGPGAPPTSWGTPAASFCPQVVNGLLDRPDWEEAVKIPVGVLPCGSGNALAGAINQHGGFEPAIGLDLLLPCSALGGPPLDLLTRPGGPASPLPSVAWGRSAXGHSKGARVLGPARFTLGTVLRLASLHVYPGRLSYLPASPPASNGPAAAPQPLPRAASELALAPAPASAPPPETHSPLHRSVSDLPLARGPDVPRGPQEEPSPSPPPSPGPCLLSPDPPLPPGPPSLGPSPPDSPASQPGASCGLPPSEGPGEPLAPTKAPASPDAQTSPVPAASPHSESPGPATLPGPKDDLLPPLGSPLPPGWVTLEGDFVLILAQSPSHLCADLVAVPNARFGDGLVHLCWVRGGVSRASLLRLFLAMEKGGHFGLGCPQLGYATARAFRLEPLTRHGILTVDGEQVEYGPLQAQIHPGLGTLLTGPEAPGSQPAGGAPWGGGKA
- the DBP gene encoding D site-binding protein, which translates into the protein MARPSSDRSPAPQLLGGPAGGAALHGLRSLLQGPGKTKEPPASCLLKDKERKAAAGGGGEEVGGLLGVSGRPRSGPGPGALLASLLWERPLPFGDVDDVDLDAFLLEHGLPPSPPDPGPPPPPRAAPAPSAAAPSCSSGSSSPAPSSSSSPVPTPASPRLSSGGHVLGPRAPGAGGSGSQRAGPASRDTPSPVDPESVEVLMTFDPDPADLALSSVPGQDTFDPRKHRFSEEELKPQPIMKKARKIQVPEEQKDEKYWSRRYKNNEAAKRSRDARRLKENQISVRAAFLEKENALLRQEVVAVRQELSHYRAVLSRYQAQHGAL